From Camelus dromedarius isolate mCamDro1 chromosome 2, mCamDro1.pat, whole genome shotgun sequence, one genomic window encodes:
- the STX19 gene encoding syntaxin-19, with amino-acid sequence MKDRLQELKQRTKEIELSRDKDVSTTEAEEQGMFLQQAVIYEREPVTERHLHEIQKLQESINNLTNDIQNFGQQQKSLLASMRRFSLLKRESSITKEIKIQAEHINRGLDNLVKEVKKSEDENGPSSVVTRILKSQHAAMFRHFQQIMFIYNDTIAAKQEKCRTFIFRQLEVAGKEVPEGEVNDMLHQGKWEVFNESLLTEISITKAQLSEIEQRHKELVNLENQIKDLRDLFIQISLLVEEQGESINNIEMIVNGTKEYVNTTKEKFGLAVKYKKRNPCRVLCCWCCPCCGLK; translated from the coding sequence atgaaagacCGACTTCAAGAACTAAAGCAACGAACAAAGGAAATTGAGCTCTCTAGAGACAAGGATGTGTCAACTACAGAAGCAGAGGAACAGGGGATGTTTCTGCAGCAAGCTGTTATTTATGAAAGAGAGCCTGTAACTGAGAGACACCTACATGAGATCCAAAAACTACAGGAGAGTATTAACAATTTGACAAATGATATTCAAAACTTTGGGCAGCAACAGAAAAGTCTGTTGGCTTCAATGAGAAGGTTTAGTCTACTTAAGAGAGAGTCTAGCAttacaaaagagataaaaatccAAGCAGAACACATTAATAGAGGTTTGGATAATTTagtaaaagaagttaaaaagtcAGAGGATGAAAATGGTCCATCCTCAGTGGTCACAAGGATACTTAAATCTCAGCATGCTGCAATGTTCCGCCATTTTCAGCAAATCATGTTCATATACAATGACACAATAGCAGCAAAGCAAGAGAAGTGCAGGACATTTATTTTCCGTCAGCTGGAAGTTGCTGGGAAAGAAGTGCCTGAAGGAGAAGTAAATGATATGCTCCATCAAGGAAAATGGGAAGTTTTTAATGAAAGTTTACTTACAGAAATCAGTATCACTAAAGCACAACTCTCAGAAatagaacagagacacaaagaacTTGTTAATTTGGAGAACCAAATAAAGGATTTAAGAGACCTTTTCATTCAGATATCTCTTCTAGTAGAGGAACAGGGAGAAAGCATCAACAATATTGAAATGATAGTGAACGGCACGAAAGAATATGTTAATACTACCAAAGAAAAATTTGGACTAGctgtaaaatacaaaaaaagaaatccttgcaGGGTATTGTGTTGTTGGTGTTGTCCATGCTGTGGCTTAAAATAA